In the Phycisphaerales bacterium genome, ATCAAGAACGCCGCCGCGCAGCGGCTCTTTGCCCAGGGTGAGGCGACCGATCAGGACGGCCGGCGCGAATTCGATCCGTGGTCGATCACCGGCGACGCGAGCAATCTCACCGGCCGCTCGCGCTGGGTGCACCAGGAACTGCGCGACCGCAAGGTGGTTTTCTTCGTCGATCAACTGGGCCAGGGGTACTGGCAGGTGCGCTATGAAGCGCGTGCCGAAGTGCCCGGCCGCTTCCACGCCATGCCGCTGCTGGGCCACGCGATGTATGTGCCGGAGATCCGCGCCAACAGCAGCGAGATTCGCGTGAACGTGGAGGAACGTCCCGGGACGCCCTAGCGCCGCACGCTCCCGACGATCATGTCGATGAAGACCTTCTCGTCGAGCGAGTCGATGCGATCGTCGTGGTTCATGTCCGCCGCGGGGTTGAACAGCGGGTGGCCGGCGCTCAGCCCGCGCATCGCCTTGATAAGCGCCAGGTCGAACTGATTCACGCGACCGTCGCTGTTCACGTCGCCGGGCTTCTCGTAGCCAATCTCCGCAAGATCCAGCGAACCCATCCTGCTGTCGTAGTCAATGTCGTACAGCGCGAAGTTGCGGCCGAAGTCCCGCAGCGTCGTCTGCCCGTTGGGCTGGCCGTCGGCGTCGAATGACGTGCCGTCGGTTTGCCGGATGGCGGTCATCAGCATCTGCTGATCCTGGCTGTTGACCAGGCCGTCGCCATCGCAATCGCCCGGCTCGACTTTCGGCGCCACGTCGGTCCACGCGAAGAGGGCGTCGTTCTGGGCCTGCGCATAGGCCGTGCCCACCAGCGCGAGCACTTCCCACTGTTGGACGCGGAGGTAGTCGTCGAGTTCGCCGTGATTGCTATCGGCCCAGTCGCGGAGCAGATCAAACGGCGTGCCCTGGCCGGGATCGTTGGTGTGCTGGGCGGTGAAGCGGATCTCGGTGAGCATCTCAAGGATGCTGGTCTGATTGCCTGCGTTGAAATCGATGGGCTGGGTCGCCTGGCCGAGCAGCGCCGCCGTGCCGCTGTTGTCCAGGCCGTGAATGAGCGTGATCGTCGTCCGATCGCTCTGGAGGTCATGCTGGAAGCGCAGTTTGACGACCGGATCGTATTCGCCCGAGCGCGACCCGCCGAAAGCGCCGCTGTACCGGCTGAAGGCGTGGGTGCGCGCGAGGAAGCGACCGGAGACGATCCATGTGTCGCCGGCGTCAAAGGTGTTTGGAGTCGGATCGTTGATCGGCGTGATGGTGAGGCCGAAGCAGGCGCAGAAAGCCAGATGCATTTCTTCGCCCGAGCGCTCGACCAGCGGCGCCGTGAGCAGGTTGCCGTCGAAGTCATCGGCGGTAACGGCCGCGCGCCCGCCGACGGAGTCTTCAAATCGCCCGCCGAAGCGCGAGACGTTGCCCAGCGGGCGATTGCGGACGTTGTCGATCTCGCCGCCGGTGTCGAGGCGTGAATCAAGATCGAACTCGATGTAGCCGTACACCGGATTCAGCCCGTATCGGAACGGGTCGTACCCCTCGCCTTGGAGATTGAGCGGGCCCGGAGGATTGACTACGCCATTGAAGACCAGGTCGATGCGGAAAAGATTTGTGTCGCGCGGATCGATCCATCGGCCGCTGTAGGGGTCGGAGCTTGGCGAACTGGTGGTCCATCCGCCGTACGCCATGCCGAGGAGATCGGGAAATCCGGCCTGTGGATTGAGCGGGCCGTCGGCGCCGAGATCGGTGCGGCGGGCAACCGCATCGCCGAGGGGGTCGGCATAGGTGCGAGGATCGTCGTCGCCGAGACACGCGCCGGTGACGCACGCCGCGAGGGCCGCCGCCAGGCACAGCGAGCGCGGCGACCAGGATTGGATGGAACTGCGGCTCATGTCGCCGACACCTCCTGAATGAACTCGTCAAGCTTGTAGCGCTCAATGCGATAGCGCAGCGAACTTCGATTCATGTCCAGCAGTTTGGCGGCGCGCGAGACATTGCCGCGCGCGTGGCGCAAGGCTTCGCGGATGAGCCGCTCCTCGACGCCTTCGGCGGTAAACGAGCCGTGATCGAAGTCAAACGTCAGGTCTTCAACGCGGGCCGCCGGCCCCGATGCGGCGCTGCCGCCAGCTTCGGGCGCGGCGCCTGGGATCCTGGTGCTGCCCAGCGCCAGGTCGTGCGGCTGGACGGCGTCGCCCTCCGCCAGCAGGGCTGCCCGCTGAATGGCGTTGGCCAGTTCGCGCACGTTGCCGGGCCAGTTGTGCGCCTCGACAGCGCGTTTCGCCTCGGCGCTGAAGTGCAGTCGATCCCGGTGAAACTTGCGGGCCGCGGCGGCCAGAAGAGATTCGGCAATGAGCAGCGCATCGCCCTGCCGATCGCGCAGCGCGGGGATGGGAATGGTCAATCCACTCAATCGGTAGAACAGGTCCCGTCGAAATTCATCGCGCTCGGCGCGCTCCTTGAGGTCGTGGTTGGTCGCGGCGAGGATGCGCATGTTCACGCGCCGCTCGGTGGAGCCGCCGACGCGGCGGAAGGTGCCCTGCTCGACGACGATGAGCAGTTTGCTCTGCAACTCGATGGGCATGTCGCCGATTTCATCGAGGAAGATCGTCCCCCCGTCGGCCAGTTCGAAGAGCCCTTGGCGCGACTCGCGCGCGTCGGTGAAGGCGCCCTTTTCGTGGCCGAAGAGTTCGCCCTCGATCAGATTGGCGGGCAGCGCCGAACAATTGACGTGCACGAACGGCTCGTTGGCCTCGGCCGAGGATTCGTGGATGAACCGCGCCAGCATGCCCTTGCCCACGCCGGTTTCACCCAGCAGCAGAATCGTCGTCGGCTCCGTGCCGGACTTGACGGGCAACTGCGCGAGGCGCTGTGCCAGTTCGACCGTCTTGCGCCACGCCGGGCTGGCGCCGAGCATTTCCTTTTCGCCGCGGCTCGAACGCTCGATGCGCTCGTAGAGATCGAGACGGCTGCGCACCTTGCGGTTTTCGAGGACGCGGCCGACGACGACCTTGAGTTCCTCCATCGAAAGCGGCTTTTGCAGAAACTCATCGGCGCCCTGTTTGATTGCTTCGACAGCCGTCTCGACCGAGCCGTACGCGGTGATGACGATGACGGCCGCGCTCTGCCCTTCGGCCCGGAGGCGCTTGACGATGTCCAGGCCGTCATCCCCGCCGTGCAGGTTGAGGTCGGTAATGACGACGTCGGGCTCCTGAGCCGTGGCGATGCTCAGAGCCGGGGCGACCCGATCAGCGTCGAACACCGCGTGCCCGGCCTTGGCCAGGGTGCGTTTGATCGAATACCGCAGGTTCTCTTCGTCCTCGATGACGAGAATTTTGGCCACTTCGGGCTCCTAGGCGCCGCCTGCCACGGGGAAGGTCACGATAAAAGCCGCTCCGCCGAGGTCTGCCGAGCGATCGACGCGGATTCGCCCCCCGTGGGCGGTAATCACATTGTGCGCTACTGCAAGCCCGATGCCAGTGCCGTGCTTCTTTGTGGTGAAATGGGGCGTAAACAGGCGACCCATCGCCTCCGGCGCCACTCCGGCGCCTGAGTCTTCGACGCGGATGAACACCATCGGCCCCTGGAGGGCCTCCTCGACTCCGCCGGTGACGCGCACCGTGCCGCCTTCGGGCGCGGCCTCGATGGCATTGCTGATGATGGCGACCAGCGCATGCTCCATTTGAGCCGCGTCAACGTGAAACGACGGCGGCAGACCCGCATCGCGCAGCTCAAGCGTGATCTTTCTCGAACGGGCCATCGGAGCGTGCGAGGCCTGCAGGCTGTCGAACAGTTCGCGCGAACCGACGGTTTCGCGCTGGAGTTTCATCGGGCTCGTCGAGCGGAGCAGCTCCGCCAGCCACTTCTCGAAACGGTCAACCGCGCCGACGATGCGCGTCTGGTTCTCGGCCAGTTCGGAGTCCGCCGGCAATTCGCCCAGCGTCAGTTCCGCGAGCCCGCGGATGCCCGCGAGCGGGTTGCGCAGATTGTGGGCGAGCCGCCGCACGAGTTCACCCACGGCCGCGAGCCGCTCGCGTTCGACGAGCCGCTGCTGTGCGGCGACGACCATCTCAGCCATGTGGTTCACTTCGCCCGACAACTGGCCGAATTCGTCGGCGCTGCGCACCTCCAGCCGATAGCCGAGGTTCCCTGCGGCCAGTTCACTGGTCGCCTGCCGCAGGCTGGTGATGGGCGCCAGCACCCACCGCCGGACCAGGATCAGCGCCAGCAGCGCCACGAGCACGGAGAACGCCAGCGACGCCGCGATGATGCGCAGCAGCATAGCGCGCAGGTCACGGCCGTAGACCAGCGAGATCTCGACGTCGCGCAGCAACTGGGCCTGCACGCGCTCAATCAGTGCGTGCGTGGCTTCGAACTGCGCCTGAGCGCCGGCGCGAACGGGGTGCTCGATCGGCAGGGGCGGGGCCGTGAACGTTGCGTCCTGGTACTCTCCCATAAGACTCTTGCAGCGGCTGACCAGCGACATCAGCAGCGTCGAGGTGCTCTCACCCACGCGACGGCGAAAGCCGGGCGTCGTCCGGAGTGCCTCCACCACCGGGTCAATCTGGGCTTCGAGCGGAATGCGTTCGATCAGCGCCGGCCCGCCGTCGTTGGCTTTGTTGATCGCGGCGAGGTCATGCTCGAACGCCTGTTTGATGCGGTCGAGCTGATCAAGCACGAAGGTGAGGTCGCTGTAGGCGCTGCTGACTTCCTCACTGACGGTCTGCACGCTCCACGCGGCAAATCCCAGGCTCAGCACGACGCTAAGCCCGAGGAGCGAAATCAGCAACGCGAACTTCTGCAGCAGTTTCAAGGCACGACAGTGTAGTCAGCTGCGAGTGCGCCTCGGCAGCGTGTGAGGGTGCGTTGGTCCAATCTGTCATTGGCGCGCGCGAACGGCCCGAGGAGAGTCGGGGCGGGAATCCACAACGCAGCGTTGGCGTCCAAGGAGAGAAAACACGCCGCATGCACGCTCGTTGATGCCTGCCTGCGCAGGCATGACGGTGCTGGCGCACCCTCGGGGAAAAAAATCGTCAGCGAACGGGGCGGTAATCCCAGCGCCAGTCGGCGTCTTCGAGCGGCGAATCCGTCGCGCGAACCGAGCCATCGAGCGCCGCGATCTGCACGGTTCCGCCGTGACGCAGCGAGGGGAACCACTCCTGCCCGTCGCCATACGGCCGGCCGGGCTCGCTGGGCGCGGCCGAATAGTGCGGCGTGACGCCGCGCTCGGACGCGACGGCGCCGTCGATGTCCCACAGGAGCGGGATCTCGTCGGGCCGCGCGACGGGCGAGTTAAGGATGCGGTCGCTCAACGGCACCTGGCGGGCGATCCAGAAGCCGCCCACCAACTGCTCGGGCGAGTCCAGTTGCAGGTTGAAGGCATAGGAGACGTTTCGGGCCGGCTGCACGGCGCCGGACCGGCACGGCGTATCCGAGCGGAGGATGACCTCGCCACGCACTTCGTCGCATCCCATGACGCCGAGGTCGGCGACGCTGCCGGTGAAGATGGATCCGGGTCGCCGCCAGAATTCGTCAATCCCGTACTGCGATTCCTGGAATGTCTCGAGTCGGAACGTTGAGCCGGCATCGTCGCCGCGATTGCCGTGCAACGAGGCGTCCGCGAAGATCGCAAAATCGAACGACACGCTGCGCAGGTTGACCTGACAGGCGTAGGCGCGCGATCGCGAGCGCACGGACTGCACGCCCGGCACCAGCAGGGAGAGGAGGATTGCGATGAGCGACATTGTCACCAGCAGCTCAACCAGCGTGAAGGCGCGGCTGGAGCGGCAGTGCGTCATCTGGGCTGTGGAGGAGTCTCTCACTTCTTCGCTTCCACGCAAACAAACGCGTCGGGGCAGCGGCATAAGCCGCCGCACTTAAACGTCTATGTTATCGAAATCCACGGGCATTGCAAGCGTGTGAATCGGGGTTTCTTCCCTGATTTTCAGACACTTGCACAGGGCCATCCACATATCTGCGCGACTGTCGGCTGGCCAAAGTTTTCCGCCGCGAGGCTTCCGGCCGGCCCACGGGAGACGCCGGAATGCCGCTGTCGCTCGACGGCTCTGACGCTGATTCGTCAATATTCGCGACGCCGCTCGCTGCGAAAAACCGGCAAAACGCTGTGGAATAGCGGCTTTTCCGGCTGCGCGTCGATCCGGGTCGGCGACAGGCCGCCGCGTCTGGCACAGCCCTTGCATATCGGGCCATTCGCTGCAGCGGTGAGCCTGCAACTCACCACCTCGTGCTCGATCGTCTGAACTGTTTCACTTCAACACCATCAATGATTTCAGGAGAGTTTACCAATGTTTTCCGCTCGCAAAATCACCTCGCTTCTTTCGGTTCTCGTCCTCGCCCTCATGGCGTTCAACACCGCTTCGGCCCAGGCGAACCCCGACGACAAGATCTGGGAAGCCAACGCCACGCAGAACGGCGTCGTCCTCAAGGCCAAGTACAAGGAGTCGCCGGAGAACGGCCTGCTTGACCAGACCCTCGAGGTTCAGGTCGAGAACGCCCCGCAGAACATGACTCTGCAGATCACCATCAACGGCCGCGTCGTCGGCACCATGGTGACCAACGGCTTTGGCCGCGGCACCTTCCGCAAGGACATCTTCGGCGTCACGCCCGGCGCCGACGGCCGTCCGACCGGCCCGCGCATCAACACCGACGACGTCATCCGCGTCGGACGGGGCGGCCAGGGCATCTCGGCCACCTTCGTGCAAATTCAGTAACGCCCACCACTTCCTCCTCCTCCCGCATGCGGCGAAAGCCGCAGGCGGGCTTTTCACAACCCGCCGTTCCATCGACTAAGGCTGGGTCAGTCGGGACTGCACGTGCAATCCACCGGCCTAGGTCGGCGCCGCCCCCGGCGCCGGAAACGACGGACTTCATCGCGATTTCGAGAGACCTCGAAAGGAGAGACACGATGACACTTCGACGACGATTCCTTTTGCTCGCCCCCAGCCTGTTCCTGGGCGCCAGCGCTTTCGGGCAAGTGAGTTTCCAGGCGCCGGTTCCTTATGCCGTTGGCCCACGGCCTTCTGACTCGGCGATAGCCAATTTCGACAATGCGGGCGGCCTCGACGTGGCCGTCACCGTCGACACGCCCGACCGCGTGATCATCCTGCTCAACAGCGGGAACGGCTCGCTCAACCAGAGCGCCTCGATCCAACTGCCCAGCGGCAGCGGCGCCGGTTCGATCGTCGCGGCCGACTTCGACGGCGACACCGACGCGGACCTGGCGGTCGCTATGCAGAACACCGGGCGCGTGACGATCCTCTTTAATAACGCCGGGTCGTTCACCGTGGGCGGCTCGTTTACTGTCGGGGCGAATCCGCGCGGCTTGAGTGCGGCCGACCTGAATGGAGACACCATTGCCGATCTCGCCGTGGCCAATCGCGACAGCAACAGCGCCAGCGTGCTGATCAACAACGGCAGTGGTTCATTCGCCGTGACGACGCTGGCGGCCGGCGCCGAGCCGCGCGGCGCGGCGCTGGGCGACTTCGACGGTGACGGCGACAACGACCTGGCCGTCTCCAATCACGATGATCGCAGCATCTCGCTGTTTGCCAACAACGGCAGCGGCGCCTTCAGCCCGGCCGGCACGCTGTCCGTCGGCGGCCAGCGCCGCCCTGAGGGCATCGTCGCCGCCGATCTCAATGCGAGCGGGCGCGATGATCTCGTCGCCGCGACCAACGGCGACTTCGTCGAGAGCGCCACGGTGTTCCTGGCCACCGGCGGCATGGCCTTCAGCGGCCCCGTGCACTACCCCACCGGCGGCCTGGACACCTCCAACGTCAACGTCGCCGACATCGACTGCAGCGGATCACTCGATCTGGTCACGACCCACCAGAGTTCGGGCAACTTCGGCGTGCTGCTCAACAATGGCTCGGGCGCCTTCGGCGCTGCATCGCTGTTCGCCAGCGGCGTGAGTCCCCAATCGGCCGAAGCCGGCGACCTCGACGGCAACGGTTCGCCGGACCTCGTCGTGAGCAACCGCGACAGCAACAACATCACCGTGCACCTGAATACGACCTGCACGGGCGGGGGCTACACCCTGACCATCACCGGCACGTGCCCGGGCCAGGTAACCATCAGTTGGTCTGGCGCTACGCCCAATGCCCAGCAGGCGCTGCTGTTCGCGACTTCGCAGGGCAATTTCGTCATTCCCACCGGCCGGCCTTGCGCGGGCACGCAACTGGGCCTGAGCGCGAATCAACTGCGCGTGGTCACGCCTCCGGGGACGTTCTCGACGGGCAACGGCAGCGGCTCGATTTCAGGCAATGCCGGCGCGCAGGCGTGCGGCGGGTTCCTGCAACTCATTCAGGGCGGCTCGTGCACCACGAGCAACGTAGCCGGCCTGTGACGATACGGAAAGACGCGGGCCGCGTGGCTCAATCCACCCGTCTGCCTCTTTCCACGGATTCTTCACTCGGTTGGCGCACGGTCTCGAAAGGGGCCGTCGCGCCTTTCTTCTCTCTTTCCTCCCGCGCGCGGCCGCCGATGGCGGTCGCGTTGCCGTTCTGGAGCGCTACGACCGCACTTTCACTGGCGCGCCGTCGCTCACTTCGTCGCTCGGGTGGACGATGATGCGATCGCCCGGCTCGAGTCCTTCGAGGATTTCGACCTCGAGCGTCGTGCGGTGGCCGACGGTCACCGGCTGAAGCGCGGCCTTCCCATCGCGGACCACGAACACAGCCCACTGCTGGCCGCGGCGAAACAGCGCGCCGCCCGGCGCCTTGGTGACGTTGTCATCGCGCCAGGTGACGATGCGCGCCTCGATGCGGTAGCCGTCGCCGAGCGACTGCCACTTGTCGAGCGGATCGGTGAAGTCGATGATGACGTACACGCGCTGCTCCTCGACGCCCAGTGCGGAGATCTTCGTGAACGCCTGCGGTTCGACGAGTCGCACGACGCCGCTCAGCGGCGCATCGCCGCCCCAGCGCTCGATGTGCACGGGCGCGCCGGGTTGAATCTGCACCGCATCGGTCGAAAGAACATCGACGGCGATCTCGAGATCGGCGGGGTTGCCCAGCTCCATGAGCGGCGAGCCGGGATTGACGACTGCGGCGCTCTCCTGGATGACCCGCAGCACGCGGCCAGTGATGGGTGAGCGGATCACGAGGTACTCGC is a window encoding:
- a CDS encoding prepilin-type N-terminal cleavage/methylation domain-containing protein; the protein is MRDSSTAQMTHCRSSRAFTLVELLVTMSLIAILLSLLVPGVQSVRSRSRAYACQVNLRSVSFDFAIFADASLHGNRGDDAGSTFRLETFQESQYGIDEFWRRPGSIFTGSVADLGVMGCDEVRGEVILRSDTPCRSGAVQPARNVSYAFNLQLDSPEQLVGGFWIARQVPLSDRILNSPVARPDEIPLLWDIDGAVASERGVTPHYSAAPSEPGRPYGDGQEWFPSLRHGGTVQIAALDGSVRATDSPLEDADWRWDYRPVR
- a CDS encoding HAMP domain-containing protein; amino-acid sequence: MLISLLGLSVVLSLGFAAWSVQTVSEEVSSAYSDLTFVLDQLDRIKQAFEHDLAAINKANDGGPALIERIPLEAQIDPVVEALRTTPGFRRRVGESTSTLLMSLVSRCKSLMGEYQDATFTAPPLPIEHPVRAGAQAQFEATHALIERVQAQLLRDVEISLVYGRDLRAMLLRIIAASLAFSVLVALLALILVRRWVLAPITSLRQATSELAAGNLGYRLEVRSADEFGQLSGEVNHMAEMVVAAQQRLVERERLAAVGELVRRLAHNLRNPLAGIRGLAELTLGELPADSELAENQTRIVGAVDRFEKWLAELLRSTSPMKLQRETVGSRELFDSLQASHAPMARSRKITLELRDAGLPPSFHVDAAQMEHALVAIISNAIEAAPEGGTVRVTGGVEEALQGPMVFIRVEDSGAGVAPEAMGRLFTPHFTTKKHGTGIGLAVAHNVITAHGGRIRVDRSADLGGAAFIVTFPVAGGA
- a CDS encoding HlyD family efflux transporter periplasmic adaptor subunit gives rise to the protein MRTLVNRIILVAVALAVIAAIVWAFLPEPVPVDVAEVVRGPLEVTVDEDGRTRIRDRYVVSAPLTAQLQRISLDAGDEVIAGETELAVLEPMDPSLLDARAALEAEARVRRAQAALDRTAAELQAATARQQFAAVELDRVKTAFNQQAASQAELDAVQVADRTARADLDAATFARKIAEFELELAQAALLRTRPVGQGETSSEYLVIRSPITGRVLRVIQESAAVVNPGSPLMELGNPADLEIAVDVLSTDAVQIQPGAPVHIERWGGDAPLSGVVRLVEPQAFTKISALGVEEQRVYVIIDFTDPLDKWQSLGDGYRIEARIVTWRDDNVTKAPGGALFRRGQQWAVFVVRDGKAALQPVTVGHRTTLEVEILEGLEPGDRIIVHPSDEVSDGAPVKVRS
- a CDS encoding VCBS repeat-containing protein; this encodes MTLRRRFLLLAPSLFLGASAFGQVSFQAPVPYAVGPRPSDSAIANFDNAGGLDVAVTVDTPDRVIILLNSGNGSLNQSASIQLPSGSGAGSIVAADFDGDTDADLAVAMQNTGRVTILFNNAGSFTVGGSFTVGANPRGLSAADLNGDTIADLAVANRDSNSASVLINNGSGSFAVTTLAAGAEPRGAALGDFDGDGDNDLAVSNHDDRSISLFANNGSGAFSPAGTLSVGGQRRPEGIVAADLNASGRDDLVAATNGDFVESATVFLATGGMAFSGPVHYPTGGLDTSNVNVADIDCSGSLDLVTTHQSSGNFGVLLNNGSGAFGAASLFASGVSPQSAEAGDLDGNGSPDLVVSNRDSNNITVHLNTTCTGGGYTLTITGTCPGQVTISWSGATPNAQQALLFATSQGNFVIPTGRPCAGTQLGLSANQLRVVTPPGTFSTGNGSGSISGNAGAQACGGFLQLIQGGSCTTSNVAGL
- a CDS encoding sigma-54-dependent Fis family transcriptional regulator → MAKILVIEDEENLRYSIKRTLAKAGHAVFDADRVAPALSIATAQEPDVVITDLNLHGGDDGLDIVKRLRAEGQSAAVIVITAYGSVETAVEAIKQGADEFLQKPLSMEELKVVVGRVLENRKVRSRLDLYERIERSSRGEKEMLGASPAWRKTVELAQRLAQLPVKSGTEPTTILLLGETGVGKGMLARFIHESSAEANEPFVHVNCSALPANLIEGELFGHEKGAFTDARESRQGLFELADGGTIFLDEIGDMPIELQSKLLIVVEQGTFRRVGGSTERRVNMRILAATNHDLKERAERDEFRRDLFYRLSGLTIPIPALRDRQGDALLIAESLLAAAARKFHRDRLHFSAEAKRAVEAHNWPGNVRELANAIQRAALLAEGDAVQPHDLALGSTRIPGAAPEAGGSAASGPAARVEDLTFDFDHGSFTAEGVEERLIREALRHARGNVSRAAKLLDMNRSSLRYRIERYKLDEFIQEVSAT